Sequence from the Pseudomonas sp. LS.1a genome:
AGGCATCCCGCCCGCAGGCCTGGGAAGTGATCGCCGGCTGGCACGGCCTGTACCAGCAGTTGCTCGACTTGCGCCGCCGCCATGTGATCCCCCACCTGCCAGGCAGCCGCGCGCTAGGTGCCGAGGTGCTCGGCGACAAGGCACTGACCGCACGCTGGCGCCTGGGCGATGGCAACACCCTGCGCATTGACCTGAACCTGGACGCCAGCCCACAGGCGGTCGAGCTGCCCGCACCAGCCACCCGGCTGTTCGACAGCAGCGACGCCCGGCACCCCGATACTCATCTGGCCGCGTACAGCTGCGTGGTCAGCCTGCTTCCACCTGCCCAGGAGCGCCCATGAGCGAAACCGCCCTGCACCGTCTGGCGACCCGCGTCGGACTGAGCCGCGACTGGATCGACGCCAACGCCCGGCCCCAGCGTGTCAGCGACGAGGTGCTGCGCAACATCCTTGCAGGCCTTGGCCACCCGGCCGCCGATGACGCCGCCATTGCCGCCAGCCTGCGCGCCGTCGACGCTGCCGAAGACAGTGAGCACCTGCCGCCGCTGCTGACCGCCGACCTCGGCCAGCCACTGCCACTGGCGCGCTACTTCAGCGCCGCCAGCGTCGCGCACTGCACCCTCGAAGACCACGCCTCACTCACCCTATGCCTCGACGACCAGGCTCGCCTGCCTGGTGAACTGCCCATCGGCTACCACCAGGTGGAAATCGACAGCCGCCGCTTCACCGTGGCCGTGGCCCCGCCACGCTGCCACAGCCTTGAGGACCGTGTGCCGCAGCCGCCACCGCGCTGCTGGGGCCTGGCGGTGCAGCTGTACAGCTTGCGCCGCCCCGGCGATGGCGGCTACGGCGACTGCCTGGCCCTGGAACAACTGGCCCGAGCGGCCGCCGAGCGCGGTGCCGATGCCCTGGCGATCAGCCCGATCCACGCCCTGTCGGCCATCGACCAGACGCACTACAGCCCCTACTCGCCCTCCAGCCGCCTGCTGCTCAATACCCTGTACGCCAGCCCGGCCGCGCTGCTGGGCGAGCGGGCTGTGCGCGTGGCCATCGAAGCTTGCGGCCTGGAGCAACAGCTGGAGGACCTGGAACAAGCCCCGCTGGTCGACTGGCCGCGTGCCGCCAGTGCCCGCCTGCGCCTGCTCGAAGCCCTGTACCTGGGCTTCAGCCAGGGCGAGCACCCGCTGCGCACGGACTTCGACAGCTTCCGCGAAGCTGGTGGCCAGGCCCTGGAGCACCACTGCCGCTTCGAGGTGCTGCAGGCGCAGGCCGTAGAGCATGGCCTGGGCGCCGACTGGCGCAACTGGCCCAAGGCCTGGCACGACCCTTACCACCCGGAAGTGGAGGCCTTCGCCAAAGCCTACCCGGCCAAGGTCGAGTTCCATGCCTTCTGCCAATGGCTGACCGAACGAGGCCTGCAACGCGCCCAGGAAGCGGCACGCGGCAACGGCATGGCGGTCGGCCTGATCGCTGACCTGGCGGTGGGCGCCGACGGTGCCGGCAGCCAGGCCTGGAGCCGCCAGGACGAGCTGCTGGCAGGCCTGAAAGTGGGCGCACCGCCTGACATCCTCAACCGTGCCGGCCAGGACTGGGGCATCTGCGCCTTCTCGCCCGAAGGCCTCAAACGTAACGGTTACCGCGCCTTCATCGAAATGCTGCGAGCCAATCTCGCCCACGCCGGCGGCCTGCGCATCGACCATGTCATGGGCCTGCGCCGGTTGTGGCTGATACCGCAGGGGAGCAAGCCCAGCGAAGGTGCCTACCTCAACTATCCGCTGGACGACCTGCTGCGCCTGCTGGCGCTGGAGTCGGTGCGCCACCAGGCGATCATCCTCGGCGAAGACCTGGGCACCGTGCCTGACGGCCTGCGCGAGCAACTGGCGGCCAAGGCCGTACTGGGCATGCGCGTGCTGCCCTTCGAGCAGACCCAGCCCGGCCATTTCAAGCCGATTCTCGACTGGCCGGACAACGCCCTGGCCACCACCGGCACCCACGATCTTGCGCCGCTGGCCGGCTGGCTGGAAAACCGCGACATCGACTGGAACCACCGCCTGCAACTGATCGACGCCGCGACCGAACTGCACTGGCGCCACGAACGGCAGAAGGAGCACGACGGCCTGCGCCGTACCCTGGAGGCCAACTACGGCTCGCTGCCGGACAACGACGCGCTGATCGATGCGGCCATCCGCTACGTCGGCCACACCCGCGCACCGTTGGTACTGGTGCCGCTGGAAGACCTGCTAGGCTGCGACGAGCAACCCAATCTGCCGGGCACCACCGCCGGCCACCCCAACTGGCGCCGACGCTTTGCCCGGCCGGTACGTGAGCTGCTCGACGACGAAGACGCAGCAAGGCGCCTGGAACTGCTGGCCCAGGCCCGCGAACAGGCCTGGGAGCGTGACCGATGAAAGCGCTGACCGCGACCCTGCGCCTGCAATTTCACAGTGACTTCACCCTCGATCACGCGGTGCCGCTGGTGCCGTACTTCGCCCAGTTGGGCATCAGCCACCTGTATGCGTCGCCTATCCTCAAGGCCCGCGCCGGCTCACGCCACGGCTACGATGTGGTCGACCCGACCTGCGTCAACCCCGAACTGGGCGGCGAGGCGGCGCTGCAACGGCTGGTCGCGGCCCTGCGCCAGCACGGCATGGGGCTGATCCTCGATACGGTGTCCAACCACATGGCCGTGGGCGGTGCCGACAACCCCTGGTGGCAGAGCCTGCTGGCCTGGGGCCGACGCAGCCCGTATGCGGAATTCTTCGACATCCAGTGGCACTCCAGCGACCCGCTGCTGGCCGGCCAGCTGCTGTTGCCGTTCCTCGCCAGCGACTATGGCGTGGCGCTGAAAAATGGCGAGATACCGCTTGAGTTCGACAAGCACCATGGGCAGCTGCAAATCGCCCATTACCAACACCGCTTCCCGATCTGCCCGGTCGACTATGGCTGGATTCTCGCCCTCAGCCCGGAACCGGCGCTCAAGGCCCTGGCCGAACGCTTCACTGCGTTGAACGCATCGGCCACGCCGCTGGCCGACGCCCTGCCGCTGCAAGCCGAACTGGCGCGCCTGGCAGGCGCAGGCGTCGACCTTGCGTCGGCCCTGGTGGCGTTCGACAGCCGTAGCGAGAATGGCTTCAAGCGCCTGCACCTGCTGCTGGAACGCCAGACCTACCGTCTGGCCAGCTGGCGCACCGCCGCCGACGACATCAATTGGCGGCGCTTCTTCGACATCAACGAACTGGGCGGTCTGCGGGTTGAACGCGCGGTGGTGTTCGAAGCCACCCACGCCAAGCTGTTCGAGCTGATCGAACGTGGCCTTGTGGACGGCCTGCGCATCGACCATATCGACGGCCTGGCCGACCCGCGCGGTTACTGCCGCAAGCTGCGCCGGCGGGTCGATGGCCTGCTGGCGCGGCGGCCGTTGCATGCAGCCCTGGAGCATTTCCCCATTTACGTGGAGAAGATCCTCGGCGCCAACGAGCACCTGCACCGCGACTGGCTTACCGATGGCACTACCGGCTATGAGTTCATGAACCAGGTCTCGCTGTTGCAGCACGACCCGGCGGGTGAAGCAGCGCTGACCGAGCTGTGGGCCAATGCAAGCGAACGCCCGGACTTCCCCGAGGAGGTGCGCCAGGCTCGCCACCTGGTGCTCAATGCCAGCCTGGCCGGCGACTGCGAGTCGGTGGCCCAGGCGCTGTTGCAGGTAGCGCGCAACGACCTGATGACTCGCGACCTGACCCTGGGCGCTATCCGTCGCGCCTTGCAGGCGCTGGTGGCGCATTACCCGGTGTACCGCACCTACTTCAATGCCTGCGGGCGCCCGGCAGAAGACGAAGGGTTTTTCCAGCAGGCCCTGGCCAATGCCCGCCAGGACCTCGGCGAAGCCGACTGGCCGCTGCTTGAGCACCTTGAACAGTGGCTGGGCGGGCAAACCTGGCGCAACCTGCCAGCGGGCCGGGCACGCAAGCAACTGCGCCACGCCTGCGTGCGCTTCCAGCAACTGACCGCGCCCAGCGCCGCCAAGGCCGTGGAAGACACCGCCTTCTACCGCAGCGCACGGCTGCTGTCGCGCAACGACGTGGGCTTCGACGCCGAGCGCTTCAGCGCCCCGCTCGAACACTTCCACAACGAGGCCCAGCGACGCCTGCGCGACTTCCCCGACAACCTGTTGGCCAGCGCCACCCATGACCACAAGCGCGGCGAAGACACCCGCGCGCGCCTGGCCGTGCTCAGTGAGCGCGGCCCGTGGCTGGCCAGCCGAATGGAACACTGGCGCGAACTGGCGACACCGTTGCGCATGCAACTGGACGACGGCCTGGCGCCCAGCCCCGGCGATGAGCTGATGCTGCTGCAGACCTTGCTGGGCAGCTGGCCACTGGACCTCGACCTGCACGAGGACAACGCCCTGCGCCAGTACGCCGAACGCATTCGCCAGTGGCAGCAGAAGGCCCTGCGCGAGGCCAAGCTGCGCAGCAGCTGGAGCGCGCCGAACGAGGCCTACGAAGGCGCCTGCGCCCGCTACATCGACGGCCTGCTGCTGGACAGCGAGAACCAGCAGCTGCGCAAATCCCTGGCCGATGCCGCATACCTGCTGGCCTGCCCCGGTGCCCTCAACGGCCTGGTCCAGGCCCTGCTGCGCATGACCACGCCGGGCGTACCTGACCTGTACCAGGGCACCGAATACTGGGACTTCAGCCTGGTCGACCCGGACAACCGCCGCGCCGTGGACTACGCTTGCAGGCGTCGCACCCTGGACGATGCAACACCTGTGGCCGAACTGCTGGCGCACTGGCGCGACGGCCGCCTCAAACAG
This genomic interval carries:
- the malQ gene encoding 4-alpha-glucanotransferase, whose protein sequence is MSETALHRLATRVGLSRDWIDANARPQRVSDEVLRNILAGLGHPAADDAAIAASLRAVDAAEDSEHLPPLLTADLGQPLPLARYFSAASVAHCTLEDHASLTLCLDDQARLPGELPIGYHQVEIDSRRFTVAVAPPRCHSLEDRVPQPPPRCWGLAVQLYSLRRPGDGGYGDCLALEQLARAAAERGADALAISPIHALSAIDQTHYSPYSPSSRLLLNTLYASPAALLGERAVRVAIEACGLEQQLEDLEQAPLVDWPRAASARLRLLEALYLGFSQGEHPLRTDFDSFREAGGQALEHHCRFEVLQAQAVEHGLGADWRNWPKAWHDPYHPEVEAFAKAYPAKVEFHAFCQWLTERGLQRAQEAARGNGMAVGLIADLAVGADGAGSQAWSRQDELLAGLKVGAPPDILNRAGQDWGICAFSPEGLKRNGYRAFIEMLRANLAHAGGLRIDHVMGLRRLWLIPQGSKPSEGAYLNYPLDDLLRLLALESVRHQAIILGEDLGTVPDGLREQLAAKAVLGMRVLPFEQTQPGHFKPILDWPDNALATTGTHDLAPLAGWLENRDIDWNHRLQLIDAATELHWRHERQKEHDGLRRTLEANYGSLPDNDALIDAAIRYVGHTRAPLVLVPLEDLLGCDEQPNLPGTTAGHPNWRRRFARPVRELLDDEDAARRLELLAQAREQAWERDR
- a CDS encoding malto-oligosyltrehalose synthase, translating into MKALTATLRLQFHSDFTLDHAVPLVPYFAQLGISHLYASPILKARAGSRHGYDVVDPTCVNPELGGEAALQRLVAALRQHGMGLILDTVSNHMAVGGADNPWWQSLLAWGRRSPYAEFFDIQWHSSDPLLAGQLLLPFLASDYGVALKNGEIPLEFDKHHGQLQIAHYQHRFPICPVDYGWILALSPEPALKALAERFTALNASATPLADALPLQAELARLAGAGVDLASALVAFDSRSENGFKRLHLLLERQTYRLASWRTAADDINWRRFFDINELGGLRVERAVVFEATHAKLFELIERGLVDGLRIDHIDGLADPRGYCRKLRRRVDGLLARRPLHAALEHFPIYVEKILGANEHLHRDWLTDGTTGYEFMNQVSLLQHDPAGEAALTELWANASERPDFPEEVRQARHLVLNASLAGDCESVAQALLQVARNDLMTRDLTLGAIRRALQALVAHYPVYRTYFNACGRPAEDEGFFQQALANARQDLGEADWPLLEHLEQWLGGQTWRNLPAGRARKQLRHACVRFQQLTAPSAAKAVEDTAFYRSARLLSRNDVGFDAERFSAPLEHFHNEAQRRLRDFPDNLLASATHDHKRGEDTRARLAVLSERGPWLASRMEHWRELATPLRMQLDDGLAPSPGDELMLLQTLLGSWPLDLDLHEDNALRQYAERIRQWQQKALREAKLRSSWSAPNEAYEGACARYIDGLLLDSENQQLRKSLADAAYLLACPGALNGLVQALLRMTTPGVPDLYQGTEYWDFSLVDPDNRRAVDYACRRRTLDDATPVAELLAHWRDGRLKQALIARVLDCRQAHAELFRRGAYLPLSVHGRHADKVVAFARLGEGERAVIIAPRLASTLLAGAPIPLIPAQNWDDTRVSLPFALSPANSTGLFPSAAVSSSRELLLSAVLAEFPVNLLIQQS